CAGATGGAATATCGCGTGGAGTTAGCGATGCATCACTGTAGTTGCCTTTGTACGCTTTAAAGTCAACGCCTAATTCGGCAAAGTCTGCTAGTCGTTGCAATCGTTGGCAGGTCAACTCCCGGTTACGACTGTGCGCTTCAGTCAGCAAAATAACTGCCAGCATCGATGCTTCACTCAAGGGTTCGTCTTTGGGCAACCGATCGAATGTTCGTTGCCAGCTCTCGCACCAAGTTGATTCCTTGATGGCATTAGCAGACATATAAGCTGATTTAAAGCGCTCGATCATCTCTTGCGTTGTTTTTGGAGCAATTGATGAGAGCTGCGGCGGGTATAGATGCCATTGAAATGTTCCATTGATCAGGTGCCGCGCCAGTATGTGAGCTTCATTTTCAATGCGCCGCAAACCCTCTTTGTTGGCAGATATCCCCAAACTAATTTCCTGTTGCTTCTTGCCAATGCCCTGCTCTGGTCGAAGTGGTAGGGTAGCTTGCAATGTTAGTGCCGACTTCCCCCTTAATCGCGCACGAACTGGTAAGTTTGCCGCCTTCAGTCGATCGTTGATTCGAGCAATCTGCTCTTTCCACTGCTCATTCACGTTCCTTAAATCTTCCCTAACTGAAAATCTAATTTAACCGATTAAATCAATTAAAAACGATTGCCTCCAGAGTAGATGCTGGCTGCAACCGTGTTTAGAGATTCAGTTTTGTGATGGGCAGTGAGGGACTCGAACCCGCGACATCCTGCTTGTAAGGCAGGCGCTCTACCAACTGAGCTAACCGCCCGTGTTCAATCATTCAATTGATTCGCACGATTATTAATGTTAGCTAGAGCACCCAAGAATGTCAACCTTTGCTAGAAAATTGGTTCAACAAATTGCCAATTATTGCTGCAACTCAGAGCCGATCGCCAGCGCACCGCCTTGAGTACTGCGAATCACCATCCCCCTCGGCAAGCGCAAACCTTCTAGCGGAGATGGGCTATCTGGCTTCACTTCTTGCTCAGAGGGAGCTAGATTTTGATTAATTTGATTCGCTGCTGTATTGAGTGTTGTCGTTCGATCGCCAGCCAGAATACCCGGAGATTGCTCTTGAACTGTTAAGTCAGCAGCACTTCCCTCTGTCGAAAGGGCAGCCGGATCAACGGGGACAGGTAAGCCGGGTTGAGCAGATTCAGCCCAGGCTGGAAGCGCACTTAGTAGAAAACAGAAAATTGCGGCAGAGAATAGTGACAGTTTCATGGTTTGGTACAGAATCCCAATACCCATAGCATAATCAGGGAATTTAAATTTGCAATCGATCTTAAATTGGGACTTTACATTGTTTCTATTGGTTTCTATCGACATATCTGTTCCCTGTGGCAGCTTCAAGTTTAGAATTTGACCAGGAAGAACCTGCCTGAACTCAAGAACCAATGCCCTCTGGTCGGACACACGATCGTATTACTCTCTGGTCGCTCCCTGTCGTCGCCGGTCTGACGCTGGCAGTCACACATCAAAGTCCTCTGACTTTAAGCCTCTGTGCCGGATTTTTATTTGGCGGCTTAATGCTTGGGCCTGATCTCGATATTCATTCTATTCACTACAAACGGTGGGGTTGGTTGCGCTGGATTTGGATTCCCTATCGCGGCAGTATGCGCCATCGATCGCCCCTCTCTCATGCGCCTGTCACAGGAACCTTGCTGCGCGTCGTCTATTTACTGGCATGGCTCGGTTTTTTTGGCTTTGCGATCGTGGCAATTATGAACGAACTCTGGCATCTCGGCTGGACATGGGAAGACATTGGGCAAGGCATGAAACAAATTCTCTGGAATTATCAACCAGAAGCGATCGGTTTCATCGTTGGTTTGGAATTGGGAGCCTTTAGCCACTACACTGCCGACTGGGGCGTCTCCACCTACAAACGGTACAAAAAATACGGTTGGGAAGGATTGAAGTCGCGATCGAGTCGAGGTAAAAAGCGGAAGCGGAAGCGGTGAGAAGAAGATGCAGCCAGCAAAAGGATGTTCTATCTCTTTGAGTTCTGTACCAGCATCTCGGCATAGGGGGTCTGGTGGAAGTGGGCTTTGCCGACGGAGCCGAAGAGGTGGAGTTTTTCGGTGATGACTTCTTGCATCGCGGCAATCGCTTCACCCGTCACTTCAAGCAGATCCTTGGAACCAGAAGCGCAGACCTCGGCTTTGAGTGCCCCCATGTAGGCTTGCCGGACTTCCGTGTTGACGTTGAACTTGCAGACTCCCAGTTGAATCGATCGGCTAATCATCGATTCTGGTAAGCCAGATGCACCATGTAGAACCAGCGGGATGGGCAACAGAGAGCGGATGCGTTCGAGTCGGGGAAAGTCGAGCCGGGGAGGGCTTTTGTATTCACCATGAACATTGCCGATCGTCACTGCCAAAGCATCTACCTGAGTTGCCTGCACAAATTCCACTGCCTGATCAGGATCGGTCATTTTGGCTTCTTTTTCGGCAATCGTTAAGCCGTCTTCTGTGCCGCTAATTCGACCAATCTCCGCTTCCACGATCGCCCCATGATTATGAGCAACCTGTGTCATATCGCGCGTGAATTGCAAATTCTTTTCATAGGGCAGGGGAGAACCATCTGCCATGATCGATCGAATGCCTGTATTTAATGCTTGAAGAATATCAGTTGCCGAAGTGCTGTGATCGAGATGGACAGAAACCGGAACGCTGGCTGCATGAGCAGCTTCCAGGCAAAGGGCAACGAGCGGAGACTTGCCATATTTCAGCGCACTGGGATGGAGTTGCAGCATCACCGGGCTTAGGGCTGCCTCGGCTGCATTAAGCACAGCTTTTACACCCTCCAGGTTATAGACATTGAACGCGCCGATCGCGTAGACATTTCGCCTCGCGGTTTCTAGAAGTTCTTGTGTGGAACTGAGCATCGTCGTTGTCCCCAAATGCCTGTATCAGCTTATTCTCTCCTGAACTGCGCCTGGGTGCTTGAGTAGGGCTGCAATAAGATGGCGTAGGGCTGCGTGAGAGACTGGTGTTTGTTTGCCAGCAAGCGTTCTAAATAATGGCGTAAATGGTTCCACTGGTAGCGGTTGATCTGGTAAGTATCTCCTTCGCGTTGAAAGAGCGGCGCGAGATGGATTGCCTGATAGTCAGGATTAGACCGAGATTCTGGCGTTAGCAGGGCTTGCTCAGCAGGGTCAGGGGTTAAACCAGTCGGAAGGTTGCCTTCTAATAAAGCCTGAATGCGCGATCGACAAATTGCCGTCTGGATACCCCGCTTCTCTAGCTGATGTAGGATTTCTGTCAGTGAAATGGGTTGGCTGGGGAAGACGCGCAAAAGTTCAAGCAGCAGAAAATAGTCGCTGTACTGCTGTCTTGATCGATCGAGGAGTTGCGGATAGAGCGGCAGGGCTGCCAGTCCATAAGCAATGCGGCTACAGCTTGGGATACAGTGACGACTGCGAAGCGATCGAGCGTAGGCATCCTGAACAATCATTGCATTCGGGAGTTTTTGCCGTAGCCACCGAGCCACTGCCGCTAGAGAAGCCGTTCCACCGGTACAGATCACCTGATCCACCTGTGCAGGCGCAATGTCCACCTGACTCAGCAGCGTATTCAGTTCTCGGTTGAGCCGTTGCACATAGGGCAGCAGCACTTTTGTCGTCAGGTCTTGTCGCAAGACGATCGCCCGATAGTGGGGCAGTTTGATTGGAAAGCGGCTTTGCTGCTGGAGCGCCAGCTTTAAAGTTTCAGCGGCTTCTAGCAATTGCTGTCCTGATGCTGTACTTGCTAACCGCTGCTGCAACTGATGTCGCTTTTCTATCTCAGGTTCGCCAGGCATGGGGAAGGTGAAATCCTCTAGTCCTAATTCTTTCAGATCGATCGACTCCAAGCTAAAGTTCACCTGGGGTTCAGCTAGTTGTGGGTTTAAGCTAGAGAGCCATTGAGCTGAGGCTTCTGTCTCTGTTTCCAGGGGTTGAGCTGTTTCTAGGAGCGCCGGATAGAGAAGCTGGCTGATGATATCCTGGTCGATCGCGCTTCCGGCATAGTGGAGGCTACGAGTCTGAAAATCAGCGTGGGTCAGGTCAGTTGGGCGATCGGGCAGCGTTACAAATCCCAGCTCGGTGACCGTTGCGCCTGCCTGAAAGATCAGCGTATTGCCTTGCCATTGAACAGCTTGCAGCGTTGAGTCGAGAGGTTGAGGCAGAACGATCGGCGGCTCATCTGCACTCGCAAGCGCCGAAAGCATTGTAGCGATGGCATCCTCTAGAAAAACAATTTGTGCTGGCTGCGCGATCAGTTTTGTCTGAAGAATAGCTTCGCGCAAGTTAAAGCGATAGGTATCCGACGCTTCTGCCGGACAGCCCACCACCATGCCTTGAAGCTGCCGTAGGACTCTCGAAAAGTCTGCTTCTGCGAAACCTAACGCATTACAGCTAAATGCTAGAGGGGCAGCGCTTTGTACCAGCGTTGAGAGAAGGGTTGAGAGTGCCTGTTGCAGCAAGACTAGCGGCACTGAGTGCTGATCAGACCATTGCAAAATTGGCTCAGCCCGATCGAAATGAGCAGAGTGATAGGGAATGGCAAGCTTGAGGTGTGGCTTAAAGTCTTGCAGCGCAGTCAGAGAATGGGTTGACGGCTCACCTCTAGTTGCCTGATGGGTTGCAGGATGCGCGAGCGTCACTCTATAAGCTTCTGGACTAGATGCAGATGGGCTAGAACTGAGAGCAACCTGCATCGGCAGCCGAAACCACTTTTCTAGGCTGCTTTCTGGCGCACTTGACGAATATACAAATTCATTTGCTGACTCGATCGGCTGCTCCCGCCAATAAACAGGATAAAGATGACGGGTCGCTTGATTGAGCAGGACAGCAGAGATCCCAGTTGTGCCAATATCAATGCCCAAATACCAGGCAGCATCGACAGCAGGAGAAGTCTGATCAATTGGAGGTTCGATCGGTTGAGAGCTGTATGAATTCTCAGAGCCTTCTTCGTAAAAAGGGCTTTCTTGCAGCAAATCCTGAATTAGACGACCGAGGGTTCCTTCAGCGACCACCGCACTAGGAGAAGAAGTCAGGTCTTTTTTTTTTCGGAATCCGGTTCAGAATCTATGTCATTTGTGTCGCTGAATTGGTCGGGCTGTACCAGGGGTGGCAGGTTGCTAAACAAATCATCCATCCGCTCCAGCGTGAAGTGACTCGACGTGTTTGTGGATGACTGATCATCTACAGGGTTGGCTGGAGTCGGCTGGCTTGGTTGCGGCTCAGAGACCTGGAAGCCTGAAAAGAGTTCATCGACTGTACCCTGCGTCTTTGGGGCTGGAGCCGATTCTGAAACAGGCATTTCTGTAAAAATGTCCCATCCTTCTGGCTGTGCGGCTGGTCTAGGCGCGTCTGGGAAGACACCAAACAGATCCTCGTTTATGTCTGGGGGAGCATCGTTCAGCGAAGATTCTGGGGTGACAATGGGTTCTGGTGCAATGCTGGCAAATAGATCGGCGATCGAGGGTGTCGGAGTGGGTGCAGCATCCGCAGGGGCGAGTGACTCAAACAGTTCCTCAATCAATTGTTCGTCGGGTTGAAGCGACTCAGATTGCCCGAATTGCTCCATCTCCATTCCCTGATCTGAACCAGGCTCAACGGTTGAGTGGCTCTCCTGTATGAGTTGTCCTTCCGGTTCCTTTAGTTCGATAACGTCGATAAATTCGACTGGCTCATCTTCAGAAAAATGGGTTGGGTCAGCTGACTCCCAAAACAAATCTTCGATCGCGGGTGTTGGCTCCTGGGGCAGATCGATCGTTTCGTCAAAGAAACTCGTCAGCAGCATCTCATCTGACTGGGTGTGATCTGAGTGAGTTTGAGCCGCTTGAGGTAATGTCCAGTCTTCATCTTCTGTGACAGCGAGGTCAGGCTCATTGCCAGCAAACTGTCCTGCCTCCTCCAGCATGGAGAGGTCAGCTGCTAACTGTTGCAGAGCATCGGCAGGCAAGCGCAGCTCTGTTAACGATTCAGAAGCAGCCATCCCTGAGAGCAGGTCTTCCTCAGGCTGAGCCGATTCAAAGATCTCTTCTCCAAACAAATCCCCACCCGGCATGATGGCTATATCTTCTGAGTCAGGGATTAACTCCAGTAAAGAAGAAACAGTATCTTCCGGCGATTCTGGTGGAATAGGGTCGGGCTGGTCGAGGTTGGCATCATGCGCGATCGAGAGTTGCAGGTGCGGCGGGTTGAGCAACAGATCTTCTACTGCTTGCAGGACGGGTGGCGCATCTGCGATCGGGATCTCCGCCTCAACCAGGCTTGGCTCAGTTAAGCCAGCATCTGCATTCATGATCAGATCATCCACGTTGCTAAACCAACTCTCTGTCAGATCAACGGAATCTGCTGTTGCGTTCGGTATCTCCACTGCGGTGATATCTGAATCGAGCGAGTCATCAGGAATTGCATTCGGGATGATTGGCTCTACATCTGGATTCCCAAATAAGCTTTGATAAAACTCGTCCTGATACAGGTTGTCGGGTGAAGTGACAAGCGGAGGTGGAGCCTGTGTTTCTTCAGCAAGAATTTCCGGTTCAGAATGATCGAGCGGTTCGGTTTGAATTTCTGCACTCAGTTGATTGAGCAGATCCAGAGCTGAATCCAGATTTGTTTCCTCTGGAGGAACCGATTGAACGATTGTGCCATCCTCGGATTCATCCTGAATACGGGTAATTGATTCATTGAGCAGAGAAGAGAACGCCTGATCATCTTGAAACAGGGTCATCTCATCATCTGGAAGCGCAAAGGGTTCAGGCTCGATGGCGTTCAGATCGATTTGTTTTAGCTCTAGGTCTAGCAAATCCAGGTTGTTGAGATCAGCATTGACTGCATCGCTCGCTTGTCCTTGCAGATCAACGGGTGCAGGCTGAATGGTGTTATCTGGTTTGGCAGGATCGATCGTGTTGAGTTCATCTAAGAGCCGCGCAATATCTGTATCACCATCTGTATCGCCAAAGGCAGCCTCCTGTTCGGGGAGAGAAGGGCGATCGGTCTGCCACTCAGAAGAAGACTGTAAATAAGAAGAGGCTTCTCGTCCTAGCTGTTCTGCTAGCCGAGTGACCAGGGCAGAAAACATCGTCTCTCCCTGCTGTCCCAGATTGTGCATCCGGCTTAAGCCCTGCTCTAGTGAATCCTGATAAGTCTGAACATTGTTTTGCAGGGACTCAAAAATGACTTGCAGCGTGGAATCGAGTTTGAGCAGGAGCTGATCAGATTGTGTCTGAACTTCTGGTCTGCCTGCATAGAGGCCTGCAGGATCAGCACTATTGAGCATTGGGCTGGGTGCAGTTCCCATGAGTGAAGGATTGGCAGGAGCGGCTGCGAGATTTGCCACCATCTGCGTCACTTGCATCGACAGGTTTTCCTGCATCTGTCGAAAGGCTGACTGCAAAAACTCCATCAAAAGCTGCTGATTTTGTTGCCCTGGAAGCGCATATTGCTGCCGCTGTGCTTCAAGCTGCCGGATTTCCTGAATCAGAGCGTCTCGCTGTTGCCGCAACAAATCCACGTCCGATCGCATCGGTTGCAGCATGTTCGATCGCAAGTAGTTCATCTCCTGCACAACTGCCTGAAGCACCTGCTGTGCAGACTCCTCCATCGGATTGGCAACCAGTGGATTGGCACCCAGACCAGACGCAACATCTCCTGGCGCGACTACTGCGATCGAAGCACCTGGCATCGTCCCATTTTCTGCTGTGCCCATCTGCTGCTGAAGCGAGGCAAGATATTGGCGCGTCTCCTCTAGCACCTGCCGCTGCTGCATGGCATCACTGGACATTACCCAGGGCAAGCGAGGGGTCGTCTTGCTAAGAACTTCGTCAATTTCTTGAATGAGGGACTGGATTTGCACTTTCTGAGAAGTCACGGTTCACTACCTGTCAAGACGTTTCTAATACAGAAGAACCAACGGAGGGCTACCGTTGCCTCAATACTAACGTTATCGTTCCCCAAAAACGGGAAACTTTTGCGCTCAATATGCACTGTGGCTGAAGGTTAACGACGGTTGTAGATACAAAAATTGACAATTGAGGAGCAGGAAACAGCGATGAAGGCGCAGTAACTACCCCCTGATTCCCGACTGCTATCCCCTACCCTAAAATAAACAGGAGTACGAATATCTGAAGGCTTTATCTTGAATCTTCCCTCTTTTCTCTGGCTCTGGCGGGCGGCCGCCTGGTCAATGGGGCTATCGCTCTTTGCTTATTTCTTGCTGGGCATCACTGGAAGCTGGCTGTTGGTGACCCGAAAAGCAGGGCAGCCTCGTCCGGGTTGGCTGCGTCCGTTTCATTTCATCACAGGCGGCACAATGGTTCTGCTGGTGTTGCTGCTGTTGGCGATCGGCTTGGTTGGCACGATCGGGCATTATGGTAGCTTGGGGCATTCAACCCACCTGCCTTCTGGTTTGATAGTGGTGAGCCTGACACTCTTTTCTGCCTGGGCTGCGACCCAAATTAGCCCTGAGCGTCCCTGGGCAAGGCGGTTACATCTGGGAACAAATCTTGTGTTGCTGCTGGGCTTTGCGATCGTCACCTGGACAGGTTGGGATGTTGTGCAAAAATATTTGCCTTGAAGGAAGCCTGTTTCGCTAGTAAATCAACAACTTTTATTACAGCTAATCTGGTTTACCTGGAAGCTTGCCTTTATTTGGGGAACGATAGAGCCAGACACGATCGCAGTTCGAGGATCTTCAGAACATGGTCGGCTCTGCCTTGACACAAGGAACGGTTGCAGTTGAACAAAAACAGGCTGAGGCAACTGTGACTGAACAAACTCGCCTAACGAATTTAATTGGCACAATCAGTACGATTCTGGGACAGCGGGGGACATTGGCTGCAATCTTAGAACGCTGTGCCTGGGTGATCCCCGAATACCTGGAAGAGATAGCGTTGGCGCGAATTTGGATCTTACATTCCGAGAGTCAGGTGCTGGAACTGCAAGCAATTGGCGGTTCAATTAGC
This sequence is a window from Trichocoleus sp.. Protein-coding genes within it:
- a CDS encoding metal-binding protein, with the translated sequence MPSGRTHDRITLWSLPVVAGLTLAVTHQSPLTLSLCAGFLFGGLMLGPDLDIHSIHYKRWGWLRWIWIPYRGSMRHRSPLSHAPVTGTLLRVVYLLAWLGFFGFAIVAIMNELWHLGWTWEDIGQGMKQILWNYQPEAIGFIVGLELGAFSHYTADWGVSTYKRYKKYGWEGLKSRSSRGKKRKRKR
- a CDS encoding class II fructose-bisphosphate aldolase, with the protein product MLSSTQELLETARRNVYAIGAFNVYNLEGVKAVLNAAEAALSPVMLQLHPSALKYGKSPLVALCLEAAHAASVPVSVHLDHSTSATDILQALNTGIRSIMADGSPLPYEKNLQFTRDMTQVAHNHGAIVEAEIGRISGTEDGLTIAEKEAKMTDPDQAVEFVQATQVDALAVTIGNVHGEYKSPPRLDFPRLERIRSLLPIPLVLHGASGLPESMISRSIQLGVCKFNVNTEVRQAYMGALKAEVCASGSKDLLEVTGEAIAAMQEVITEKLHLFGSVGKAHFHQTPYAEMLVQNSKR
- a CDS encoding DUF4079 domain-containing protein, translating into MNLPSFLWLWRAAAWSMGLSLFAYFLLGITGSWLLVTRKAGQPRPGWLRPFHFITGGTMVLLVLLLLAIGLVGTIGHYGSLGHSTHLPSGLIVVSLTLFSAWAATQISPERPWARRLHLGTNLVLLLGFAIVTWTGWDVVQKYLP